Proteins encoded together in one Candidatus Eremiobacteraceae bacterium window:
- a CDS encoding adenine phosphoribosyltransferase encodes MDQSALQSLIRSIPDFPIPGILFRDVTPLLKDADGFRAAIDLMAGPYKDARVDYVVAIEARGYILGAPIAYELGAGFIPVRKPGKLPFDKINVDYELEYGNNTLEMHADAVANGERVLVVDDLLATGGTAAATGQLLRKFGAHVVGFAFLIELTGLNGRAKLPGYDIRSFITY; translated from the coding sequence GTGGACCAATCCGCGCTGCAATCACTCATCCGATCGATTCCGGATTTTCCCATTCCCGGGATTCTTTTCCGCGACGTCACACCGCTTCTCAAAGACGCCGACGGTTTTCGCGCCGCGATCGATCTGATGGCCGGCCCGTACAAGGACGCGCGCGTCGACTACGTCGTGGCGATCGAAGCGCGCGGATACATCTTGGGCGCACCAATCGCGTACGAGCTCGGCGCCGGATTCATACCGGTTCGCAAACCCGGCAAATTGCCATTCGATAAGATCAACGTGGACTACGAGCTCGAATACGGCAACAACACGCTTGAGATGCATGCCGATGCGGTGGCCAACGGCGAACGCGTGCTGGTCGTCGACGATCTGCTCGCGACCGGCGGCACCGCAGCCGCGACCGGCCAATTGCTGCGCAAGTTCGGCGCGCACGTGGTCGGCTTCGCGTTTCTGATCGAATTGACCGGACTCAACGGCCGCGCGAAGCTGCCCGGCTACGACATCCGCTCGTTCATAACGTACTGA